In Candidatus Nitronauta litoralis, one DNA window encodes the following:
- a CDS encoding galactose oxidase: protein MFSQYLKSSLLFFLVSFIPLQVWAIGSWQEMGPTPSKRTEVAVTALDGKVYLFGGFGEKGISNKVDIFDTATSTWTAGFPMPEALHHTVAVTLEGKIYIIGGFKSGMWTPTNTLYEFDPKANRWTKKKSMPTERGALAAGVIHGRIYAVGGAQRHIFSLANTAANESYDPHTDQWTSHKPIPTPRDHFTATVWQDKLYAIGGRINVDYNQNLGANEVYDPITDTWSKLAALPTPRSGVTSQLLNGKIYVFGGESGEGTFDDNEAYIPKTDKWEKRPDMPKPCHGLGSAVVGNKIHLLTGGPSPGGGGSRYHQVYSE, encoded by the coding sequence ATGTTCTCGCAATATTTAAAATCCTCTCTTCTGTTTTTTCTGGTTTCATTTATTCCCCTGCAAGTGTGGGCCATCGGTTCGTGGCAGGAAATGGGTCCGACTCCTTCAAAACGAACTGAGGTTGCGGTTACAGCGCTTGATGGAAAAGTTTATCTGTTTGGCGGTTTCGGAGAAAAAGGGATCAGCAACAAAGTTGATATATTCGATACCGCTACGAGTACCTGGACAGCCGGATTCCCCATGCCGGAAGCTCTGCACCACACAGTTGCAGTTACTCTGGAAGGAAAAATTTATATCATAGGCGGTTTCAAGTCCGGCATGTGGACCCCCACCAATACCCTCTATGAGTTTGATCCCAAAGCCAACCGCTGGACTAAAAAAAAATCAATGCCAACAGAGCGCGGTGCTTTGGCTGCAGGTGTGATCCACGGCAGGATCTACGCAGTCGGTGGAGCACAGCGCCATATCTTCAGTCTGGCTAACACCGCTGCGAATGAAAGTTACGACCCCCACACCGACCAATGGACTTCTCATAAACCCATACCCACACCACGTGATCATTTCACCGCGACTGTCTGGCAGGACAAGTTGTATGCAATCGGCGGACGGATCAATGTCGACTACAATCAGAACCTCGGAGCGAATGAAGTATACGATCCGATCACGGACACCTGGTCAAAACTGGCGGCATTGCCAACTCCGCGAAGCGGGGTCACCTCACAGTTACTGAATGGAAAAATTTATGTATTCGGTGGGGAGTCGGGTGAAGGAACTTTTGATGACAACGAAGCCTATATTCCAAAAACGGACAAGTGGGAGAAAAGACCGGATATGCCGAAACCCTGTCACGGGTTAGGGTCTGCTGTTGTTGGAAACAAGATTCATTTGCTCACCGGCGGACCCAGCCCCGGCGGTGGAGGCAGTCGCTATCATCAGGTGTATTCGGAGTAG
- the kdsA gene encoding 3-deoxy-8-phosphooctulonate synthase, which translates to MTREIKVGNVSMGAEKPLAVIAGPCVIESRQHAIDCAGRLKTIFDEAGIPFIFKASYDKANRTSIESFRGPGIEAGLGILAEVKKEIDVPVLSDVHAVEEVDPASQVLDILQIPAFLCRQTDLVIKAAETGKPVNIKKGQFLAPWDMKHVVDKFKTTGNENVSLTERGFMFGYNNLVVDMRSLVVMHEFGCPVVFDCTHSLQLPGGQGTTSGGQRELVAPLTRAAVAVGVDALFMEVHPDPDNAPSDGPNMIKMETLPDLLEQIKELDLLRPGR; encoded by the coding sequence ATGACGCGTGAGATAAAAGTTGGAAACGTTTCCATGGGGGCCGAAAAGCCGTTGGCCGTAATCGCTGGACCCTGTGTGATCGAATCCCGCCAACACGCGATAGATTGCGCGGGAAGACTGAAAACTATTTTTGATGAAGCCGGCATTCCCTTTATTTTCAAAGCCAGTTACGACAAGGCTAACAGGACTTCTATCGAATCCTTTCGAGGCCCGGGAATTGAGGCGGGGCTGGGAATTCTTGCCGAAGTCAAAAAAGAAATCGATGTTCCGGTTTTATCCGATGTACACGCTGTGGAAGAAGTTGACCCTGCCTCCCAGGTGCTGGATATTTTGCAGATCCCGGCATTCCTGTGCCGTCAAACGGATCTGGTCATCAAGGCTGCTGAAACCGGTAAACCGGTCAATATTAAAAAAGGACAATTTCTTGCTCCCTGGGACATGAAACATGTTGTCGATAAGTTTAAAACGACCGGGAATGAGAATGTGAGCCTCACTGAACGTGGATTCATGTTCGGCTACAATAACCTGGTGGTCGATATGCGGTCCCTCGTGGTCATGCATGAATTCGGTTGCCCGGTAGTGTTCGACTGCACCCACAGCCTGCAATTGCCGGGTGGGCAGGGCACAACGTCTGGCGGACAACGCGAACTGGTGGCTCCCTTGACACGTGCTGCGGTTGCAGTGGGGGTGGATGCGCTGTTCATGGAAGTGCACCCGGACCCGGACAACGCTCCATCTGATGGACCCAACATGATCAAGATGGAAACACTCCCTGATTTACTTGAACAAATAAAAGAACTCGACCTGCTGCGGCCGGGTCGCTGA